The following are encoded in a window of Stegostoma tigrinum isolate sSteTig4 unplaced genomic scaffold, sSteTig4.hap1 scaffold_192, whole genome shotgun sequence genomic DNA:
- the LOC132207874 gene encoding uncharacterized protein LOC132207874 isoform X2 — protein sequence MSFHFFALLRWDVINCFAKIHVDKFIAQPSSILLATFLKNSTKFALRHELMDKEETIITALDSAHRRARGAALTPSCLNRGHFSACHEMYISHTKMLPLPETGKIN from the exons ATGAGCTTTCACTTTTTTGCACTTCTCAGGTGGGACGTTATCaattgctttgctaaaatccatgtcgacaaattcattgcgcaaccctcatcgatcctccttgccactttcttaaagaattcaactaaattt GCACTCAGACATGAACTAATGGATAAGGAGGAGACAATCATAACTGCTTTGGATTCAGCCCATAGAAGGGCCAGAGGAGCCGCGCTGACACCTTCATGTTTAAACAG AGGACACTTTTCTGCGTGCCACGAGATGTATATCAGCCATACCAAAATGCTGCCTTTGCCTGAGACAGGGAAGATCAACTGA